A part of Aquibium oceanicum genomic DNA contains:
- a CDS encoding MerR family transcriptional regulator has product MDKSPDAFRTISEVAEDLDLPQHVLRFWETRFTQIKPLKRGGGRRYYRPQDVELIKGIKAMLYDQGYTIKGVQKLLRENGNQFVSAIGAGDMAAVEAITQRKQAAAPAGQPSRQNDDEVLLGEPKVRPSRRFFGLGKAEEEGPVAAGENRLSRDNRALLQEALFDLLECKRLLDQVR; this is encoded by the coding sequence GTGGACAAGAGCCCTGATGCCTTCCGCACCATCAGCGAGGTCGCCGAAGACCTCGACCTGCCCCAGCACGTGCTGCGCTTCTGGGAGACCCGCTTCACCCAGATAAAGCCGCTGAAGCGCGGCGGCGGCCGGCGCTACTACCGTCCGCAGGATGTCGAACTGATCAAGGGCATCAAGGCGATGCTCTACGACCAGGGCTACACGATCAAGGGTGTCCAGAAACTGCTGCGCGAGAACGGCAACCAGTTCGTCTCGGCCATCGGGGCAGGGGACATGGCCGCCGTCGAAGCGATCACGCAGCGCAAGCAGGCCGCGGCGCCCGCCGGCCAGCCCTCCCGCCAGAACGACGACGAGGTGCTGCTCGGCGAGCCGAAGGTGCGCCCGAGCCGCCGCTTCTTCGGTCTGGGCAAGGCGGAGGAGGAGGGTCCCGTGGCGGCCGGCGAGAACAGGCTGTCGCGCGACAACCGCGCCCTGTTGCAGGAAGCGCTGTTCGATCTCCTTGAGTGCAAGAGGCTGCTCGACCAGGTCCGGTAA
- a CDS encoding beta-ketoacyl-ACP synthase III, which yields MIRSVVCGVGSALPRRIMRNADFEGMMETSDAWIVQRTGITQRHIADDSETTASLGEAAARAALKAAGMTPDDIDLIVLATSTPNRTFPATAVEIQERLGMHHGFAFDMQAVCSGFVYAMTTADLYIRGGLAKRVLVIGSETFSRILDWTDRSTCVLFGDGAGAVILEAAEGGGTIEDRGILATSLRSDGSHQEKLYVDGGPSTTGTVGHLRMEGREVFKHAVAMITDVVEATFGAGGITADDLDWFVPHQANKRIIDASAKKLGIADEKVVITVHLHGNTSAASVPLALSAAVQDGRIKKGDLVLLEAMGGGFTWGAVLVRW from the coding sequence ATGATACGTTCCGTCGTATGCGGCGTGGGATCCGCGTTACCCCGCCGCATCATGCGCAATGCCGATTTCGAAGGCATGATGGAAACTTCCGATGCCTGGATCGTGCAGCGAACCGGCATCACGCAGCGCCACATCGCCGACGACAGCGAGACGACCGCTTCGCTCGGCGAGGCCGCCGCCCGGGCCGCCCTGAAAGCGGCAGGCATGACGCCGGACGATATCGACCTGATCGTGCTTGCCACTTCGACCCCGAACCGAACCTTCCCCGCCACCGCCGTAGAGATCCAGGAACGGCTCGGCATGCACCATGGCTTCGCCTTCGACATGCAGGCGGTGTGCAGCGGCTTCGTCTATGCCATGACCACGGCCGATCTCTACATCCGCGGCGGGCTTGCAAAGCGCGTTCTGGTGATCGGTTCGGAGACCTTCTCGCGCATTCTCGACTGGACCGACCGCTCGACCTGCGTGCTGTTCGGGGACGGCGCGGGCGCGGTGATCCTCGAGGCGGCCGAAGGCGGCGGGACGATAGAGGACCGCGGCATCCTGGCGACCAGCCTCAGATCAGACGGATCGCACCAGGAAAAGCTCTACGTCGACGGCGGCCCGTCCACGACTGGCACCGTCGGGCATCTGCGCATGGAAGGCCGCGAGGTCTTCAAGCACGCGGTCGCCATGATCACGGACGTGGTCGAGGCGACGTTCGGGGCAGGCGGCATCACCGCCGACGATCTCGACTGGTTCGTCCCGCACCAGGCCAACAAGCGGATCATCGATGCCTCTGCCAAGAAGCTCGGCATCGCCGACGAGAAGGTGGTGATCACGGTCCACCTGCACGGGAACACCTCCGCGGCGTCCGTCCCTCTGGCGCTCAGCGCCGCGGTGCAGGACGGGCGCATCAAGAAGGGCGATCTGGTGCTGCTGGAAGCCATGGGAGGCGGGTTCACCTGGGGCGCCGTCCTCGTCCGCTGGTAA
- a CDS encoding DUF6894 family protein: protein MPRFFFHLSGEGARRDEEGFEFPDTHAAWSEAVRTCGEMIRDQYRTLEPARAWVMEVIDEDGRRVFSLSFGGSVEERR from the coding sequence ATGCCTCGCTTCTTTTTCCATCTGAGTGGAGAAGGGGCGCGACGCGACGAGGAGGGGTTCGAGTTCCCCGACACCCACGCCGCGTGGTCCGAGGCGGTACGCACCTGCGGCGAGATGATCCGGGACCAGTACCGGACCCTCGAGCCCGCTCGCGCATGGGTCATGGAAGTGATCGACGAGGACGGCCGGCGCGTCTTCAGCCTCAGCTTCGGCGGTAGTGTCGAAGAGCGACGCTGA
- a CDS encoding integration host factor subunit alpha, whose amino-acid sequence MGGKTLTRADLAESVYRKVGLSRTESAQLVEMVLDEICEAIVAGETVKLSSFATFQVREKNERIGRNPKTGEEVPILPRKVMTFKASNVLKNRILQAHKKAKSKDKGGDKDKDGK is encoded by the coding sequence ATGGGGGGAAAAACTCTTACGCGCGCCGACTTGGCCGAGTCCGTCTACCGGAAGGTCGGTCTGTCGCGCACCGAATCCGCTCAACTCGTCGAGATGGTCCTCGATGAGATCTGCGAGGCGATCGTGGCGGGAGAGACGGTGAAGCTCTCTTCCTTCGCCACCTTCCAGGTGCGCGAAAAGAACGAGCGGATCGGCCGCAATCCCAAGACCGGCGAGGAAGTGCCCATCCTGCCGCGCAAGGTGATGACCTTCAAGGCCTCGAACGTGTTGAAGAACCGCATCCTGCAAGCCCACAAGAAGGCGAAGAGCAAGGACAAGGGCGGGGACAAGGACAAGGACGGGAAATAG
- a CDS encoding putative quinol monooxygenase: MEEFSIIVEYETEDGREDEFLQLVTDHARRTLEEESGCLRFEVLKPVERGGAPIPNRIIVSEYYASYGAVEEHENNPRLERVRSALAPLVKSRRLVLSKALQQRPAEEGIRPENLNAANDD, from the coding sequence GTGGAAGAATTCAGCATCATCGTCGAATACGAGACCGAGGACGGCCGCGAGGACGAGTTCCTGCAACTCGTCACTGACCATGCGCGCAGGACGCTCGAGGAGGAATCCGGCTGCCTCCGCTTCGAGGTCCTGAAGCCCGTTGAGCGCGGCGGCGCGCCCATCCCGAACAGGATCATCGTCAGCGAGTACTATGCCAGCTACGGCGCGGTCGAAGAGCACGAGAACAATCCCCGGCTCGAACGTGTCCGATCGGCTCTCGCGCCGCTGGTGAAGTCGCGCCGCCTCGTGCTGTCAAAAGCCTTGCAGCAGCGCCCCGCCGAGGAGGGGATCAGGCCCGAGAACCTGAACGCGGCCAACGACGACTGA
- a CDS encoding 4Fe-4S dicluster domain-containing protein — protein MTSLPSLPTEKKLGLVIDLDVCVGCHACVVNCKEWNTGGYGAALSDQDPYGADVSGAWLNRVHTFEVVPQGGEVVGEAGDARIVHFPKSCLHCEDAPCVTVCPTGASYKRAADGIVLVDEDKCIGCGLCAWSCPYGAREMDLAAGVMKKCTLCIDRIYNETLEEVDRVPACVRTCPTNARHFGDLADPSSSVSRMVAERGGMDLMPEQGTRPVNKYLPPRPRKPLADSARGLPLAENTEGARGFFSWLDGMLERL, from the coding sequence ATGACCAGCCTGCCGTCGCTGCCAACCGAAAAGAAGCTCGGCCTCGTCATCGACCTCGACGTCTGCGTGGGCTGCCATGCCTGCGTGGTCAACTGCAAGGAGTGGAACACCGGCGGCTACGGAGCGGCACTGTCCGACCAGGATCCCTACGGCGCGGACGTCTCGGGCGCCTGGCTGAACCGCGTCCACACCTTCGAGGTCGTTCCGCAGGGCGGGGAGGTTGTCGGCGAGGCGGGCGATGCTCGTATCGTCCATTTCCCGAAAAGCTGCCTGCATTGCGAGGACGCGCCCTGCGTCACCGTCTGCCCGACCGGCGCCTCCTACAAGCGCGCCGCCGACGGCATCGTGCTGGTCGACGAAGACAAGTGCATCGGCTGCGGCCTTTGCGCCTGGTCATGCCCCTACGGCGCGCGCGAGATGGACCTTGCCGCCGGCGTCATGAAGAAGTGCACGCTGTGCATCGACCGCATCTACAACGAGACGCTGGAGGAGGTCGATCGCGTGCCCGCCTGCGTGCGGACTTGCCCGACCAATGCGCGCCATTTCGGCGACCTCGCCGACCCCTCGTCCAGTGTTTCCCGAATGGTCGCCGAGCGCGGCGGCATGGACCTCATGCCCGAGCAGGGCACCCGGCCGGTCAACAAGTATCTGCCGCCGCGTCCGCGAAAGCCGCTTGCCGACAGCGCGCGCGGCCTGCCCCTCGCCGAGAACACCGAAGGCGCCAGGGGGTTCTTCTCCTGGCTCGATGGCATGCTGGAAAGGCTCTGA
- a CDS encoding molybdopterin oxidoreductase family protein: protein MSPEPRLALSRPVADTVRKTTCYMCACRCGIDVHLKDGKIRYIEGNRDHPVNRGVLCAKGSAGIMQHYAPARLNGPMRRTGPRGSGIFEPISWDEALDLATEWLGDIRQTDPKKLAFFTGRDQSQALTSFWAQQFGTPNYAAHGGFCSVNMAAAGIMTIGGAFWEFGAPDWDRTKLFVLFGVAEDHDSNPLKIGISKLKSRGARFVSVNPVRTGYSAIADNWIGIRPGTDGLMILSIVHELLKARKIDVDYLVRYSNAAWLVIDAPGTAEHGLFARDREGRALVWETVTERAVAHDAKGANPALSGRFDLGDGRFAVPSFQMLAETYLDEKYAPESVAAETGVSADTIRGLAAEIARVAFEEEIFVHQPWTDVRGERHSGFTGRPVSFHAMRGISAHSNGFQTARALHLLQVLIGAVDCPGGFRFEPPYPKPIEAHPRPHGKSEHFGSSQPLAGPHLGFPRGPEDLLVDAEGRPTRLDKAFSWDAPISAHGLMHMVIANAHAGDPYPTDVLFLYMANMAWNSSMNTGAVIRMLEEKDEATGEYRIPKIIVSDAYSSEMVAYADLVLPDTTYLERHDCISMLDRPISEPDAVQDAIRWPVLEPDRDVRGFQSVLLDLGARLRLPGFADSRGVPLYRDYADYIVRHERRPGIGPLAGFRGTDGERTGRGASNPDQLDRYIGNGSFFVHHIPAEAQFFKHANQAYQDFAVRMGFFDTPQPVTFQLYNETLQKFRLSAEGVREPVAPDTHRARILASFDPLPVWYRPLEEAAIDRDAYPFHAITQRPAAMYHSWGSMNAWLRQIHTKNPLYVPGGICDSLGLEDGDWAWVISPHGRIKVEVARMEAVNGSTVWTWNAIGKRKGAWRLDADAPEARKGFLLNHLIHELLPPKGDGLRWSNSDPVTGQAAWYDLRVRIEKAGPAEASEPQLSAVANADGVPSELRYGQEWSE, encoded by the coding sequence ATGAGTCCTGAACCGCGTCTTGCGCTGTCGCGGCCCGTCGCCGACACGGTTCGCAAGACCACGTGCTACATGTGCGCCTGCCGGTGCGGCATCGACGTCCATCTGAAGGACGGCAAGATTCGCTACATCGAGGGCAACCGTGACCACCCCGTGAACCGCGGCGTGCTGTGCGCCAAGGGTTCCGCCGGCATCATGCAGCACTATGCTCCCGCGAGGCTCAACGGCCCGATGCGGCGGACCGGACCGCGCGGGTCGGGTATTTTCGAGCCCATATCCTGGGACGAGGCGCTCGATCTCGCCACCGAATGGCTGGGCGACATTCGCCAGACCGACCCGAAGAAGCTCGCCTTCTTCACCGGCCGCGACCAGAGCCAGGCGCTGACCAGTTTCTGGGCTCAGCAGTTTGGCACGCCGAACTATGCCGCGCATGGCGGCTTCTGCTCGGTCAACATGGCGGCTGCCGGCATCATGACCATCGGCGGCGCCTTCTGGGAGTTCGGCGCGCCCGACTGGGACCGCACGAAGCTCTTCGTGCTGTTCGGCGTGGCGGAGGACCATGATTCGAACCCGCTGAAGATCGGTATCTCGAAACTGAAGAGCCGCGGCGCGCGCTTCGTCTCGGTCAATCCGGTGCGCACCGGATACTCGGCCATCGCCGACAACTGGATCGGCATCCGGCCGGGGACCGACGGCCTCATGATACTTTCGATCGTCCACGAGCTGCTGAAGGCGAGGAAGATCGACGTCGACTATCTGGTGCGCTATTCCAATGCGGCCTGGTTGGTGATCGATGCCCCGGGCACGGCCGAGCACGGCCTCTTCGCGCGCGACCGGGAGGGCAGGGCGCTCGTCTGGGAAACGGTGACCGAACGGGCGGTGGCCCACGACGCGAAGGGCGCGAACCCGGCGCTCTCCGGCCGCTTCGATCTCGGCGACGGGCGCTTCGCGGTGCCGTCGTTCCAGATGCTGGCCGAGACCTATCTCGACGAGAAGTATGCGCCCGAGAGCGTCGCCGCGGAGACCGGCGTTTCCGCCGACACGATCCGGGGGCTGGCGGCGGAGATCGCCCGCGTCGCCTTCGAGGAGGAGATATTCGTTCACCAGCCGTGGACGGACGTCCGCGGCGAGCGGCACAGCGGCTTCACGGGGCGCCCGGTCTCCTTCCACGCCATGCGCGGCATCTCGGCCCATTCCAACGGCTTCCAGACCGCGCGGGCGCTGCACCTCTTGCAGGTGCTGATCGGCGCGGTCGACTGCCCCGGCGGCTTCCGCTTCGAGCCGCCCTATCCAAAGCCGATCGAGGCGCATCCGCGCCCGCACGGCAAGTCCGAGCACTTCGGCTCCTCGCAACCGCTCGCCGGTCCGCATCTGGGGTTTCCGCGCGGGCCGGAGGACCTGCTGGTCGATGCCGAAGGCCGGCCGACACGCCTCGACAAGGCGTTTTCCTGGGATGCGCCGATCTCCGCGCACGGGCTGATGCACATGGTGATCGCCAACGCGCATGCCGGCGACCCGTATCCGACCGACGTTCTATTCCTCTACATGGCCAACATGGCCTGGAATTCCTCCATGAACACGGGTGCGGTGATCCGTATGCTGGAGGAGAAGGACGAGGCGACCGGGGAGTACCGCATTCCGAAAATCATCGTCTCGGATGCCTATTCCTCCGAAATGGTGGCCTATGCCGATCTCGTGCTGCCCGACACGACCTATCTCGAACGCCACGACTGCATCTCGATGCTCGACCGGCCGATCTCCGAGCCCGACGCCGTGCAGGACGCGATCCGCTGGCCCGTGCTCGAACCGGACCGCGACGTGCGCGGATTCCAGTCGGTGCTGCTCGACCTCGGCGCGCGGCTGCGGCTGCCGGGCTTCGCCGACAGCCGCGGCGTGCCCCTCTACCGGGACTATGCCGACTACATCGTGCGCCACGAGCGGCGGCCCGGGATCGGCCCGCTGGCAGGTTTTCGCGGCACGGACGGCGAGCGCACCGGGCGCGGCGCGTCGAACCCGGACCAGCTCGACCGCTACATCGGGAACGGCTCTTTCTTCGTCCACCACATTCCGGCCGAGGCGCAGTTCTTCAAGCACGCGAACCAGGCCTATCAGGACTTTGCCGTCCGGATGGGCTTCTTCGACACGCCGCAGCCGGTGACGTTCCAGCTCTACAACGAGACGCTGCAGAAGTTTCGCCTTTCCGCCGAGGGCGTGCGGGAGCCCGTGGCGCCCGATACCCACCGGGCGCGCATCCTGGCCTCCTTCGACCCGCTCCCGGTCTGGTACCGCCCGCTCGAGGAGGCGGCAATCGACCGGGACGCGTATCCCTTCCACGCGATCACCCAGCGGCCGGCGGCGATGTACCACTCCTGGGGATCGATGAACGCCTGGCTACGGCAGATCCACACGAAGAACCCGCTCTATGTCCCCGGCGGCATTTGCGATTCGCTCGGGCTTGAGGATGGCGACTGGGCCTGGGTGATCTCGCCGCACGGGCGCATCAAGGTGGAAGTGGCGCGGATGGAAGCGGTCAACGGGTCCACCGTCTGGACCTGGAACGCCATCGGCAAGCGCAAGGGCGCCTGGCGCCTCGACGCGGACGCGCCGGAGGCCAGGAAGGGGTTCCTGCTCAACCACCTGATCCACGAACTCCTGCCGCCGAAGGGCGACGGACTGCGCTGGTCGAATTCCGATCCGGTCACGGGGCAGGCGGCCTGGTACGACCTTCGCGTGCGCATCGAGAAGGCCGGGCCGGCGGAGGCGAGCGAACCGCAGCTTTCTGCCGTGGCGAACGCCGATGGCGTCCCCTCGGAGCTTCGCTACGGACAGGAGTGGAGCGAATGA
- the plsX gene encoding phosphate acyltransferase PlsX: MVRISIDAMGGDHGPAVTVAGLQNVVQRRSDVRFLIFGQQDVVAPVLDRFPKVAAVSDFVHCEIAVRMDDKPSQALRHGRWKSSMWKAIEAVKAGDADVCISAGNTGALMAMSKFCLRTMASIERPAIAAIWPTARSESIVLDVGATIGADAHQLIDFAILGSAMARALFQVERPTVGLLNVGVEEIKGQEDVREAGRLLREADLKTMDYRGYVEGDDIGKGTVDVVVTEGFSGNIALKTAEGTAKQIAEYLRAAMSRTWMARLGYVFARDAFQRLREKMDVRKINGGVFLGLNGIVVKSHGGTDDEGFAAAVELGYDMVRNRLIDKIRADIDLFHAKVPDVRVRAEPNGEQGQA, encoded by the coding sequence GTGGTAAGAATTTCCATCGATGCCATGGGCGGCGACCACGGACCGGCGGTCACCGTCGCCGGCCTCCAGAACGTGGTTCAGAGGCGTTCCGACGTCCGCTTCCTGATCTTCGGCCAGCAAGACGTGGTGGCTCCGGTCCTCGACCGGTTTCCCAAGGTCGCGGCCGTTTCGGACTTCGTGCATTGCGAGATCGCCGTGCGCATGGACGACAAGCCCAGCCAGGCGCTGCGCCATGGGCGCTGGAAATCCTCCATGTGGAAGGCGATCGAGGCAGTGAAGGCAGGCGACGCGGACGTCTGCATCTCGGCCGGCAACACCGGCGCATTGATGGCCATGTCGAAATTCTGTCTGCGCACGATGGCGAGCATCGAGCGTCCGGCGATTGCCGCGATCTGGCCGACCGCGAGGAGCGAGAGCATCGTTCTCGACGTCGGTGCCACGATCGGCGCCGACGCACACCAGTTGATCGATTTCGCCATTCTCGGCTCGGCGATGGCCAGGGCGCTGTTCCAGGTCGAGAGGCCGACGGTAGGCCTGCTCAATGTCGGCGTCGAAGAGATCAAGGGCCAGGAAGACGTGCGCGAGGCAGGCCGGCTCCTGCGCGAGGCCGACCTGAAGACGATGGACTATCGGGGCTACGTCGAGGGCGACGACATCGGCAAGGGCACGGTCGACGTCGTGGTCACGGAAGGGTTCTCCGGCAACATCGCGCTCAAGACGGCCGAGGGAACGGCAAAGCAGATCGCCGAGTACCTGCGGGCCGCGATGAGCCGTACCTGGATGGCGCGGCTCGGATATGTCTTTGCGCGCGACGCCTTCCAGCGGCTGCGCGAGAAGATGGACGTGCGCAAGATCAACGGCGGAGTGTTCCTCGGCCTGAACGGCATCGTCGTGAAGAGCCATGGCGGCACTGACGACGAGGGCTTCGCCGCCGCCGTCGAACTCGGCTACGACATGGTCCGCAACAGGTTGATCGACAAGATCAGAGCGGATATCGACCTGTTCCACGCAAAAGTGCCCGACGTGCGAGTCCGGGCCGAACCGAACGGCGAGCAGGGGCAAGCATGA
- the aroQ gene encoding type II 3-dehydroquinate dehydratase has protein sequence MKTVHILNGPNLNLLGKRQPEIYGRETLADVEAACARVAEQFGFGIRLMQSNAEHQIIEWIHAAREEAAGIIINPGAYTHTSIAILDALNTFEGPVLEVHISNIHKRESFRHHSYVSMRADGVIAGCGVEGYALATRRMGSLIGGQKA, from the coding sequence ATGAAGACGGTTCACATCCTGAACGGCCCGAACCTCAATCTGCTTGGCAAGCGGCAGCCGGAGATCTACGGCCGCGAGACGCTCGCCGACGTGGAAGCCGCCTGCGCAAGGGTGGCGGAGCAATTCGGCTTCGGCATCCGTCTCATGCAGTCGAACGCGGAGCACCAGATCATCGAATGGATTCATGCCGCCCGCGAGGAGGCGGCCGGCATCATCATCAATCCGGGCGCCTACACCCACACCTCGATCGCCATCCTCGACGCGCTCAACACTTTCGAGGGTCCGGTCCTGGAGGTCCACATCTCGAACATCCACAAGCGCGAGAGCTTCCGCCACCATTCCTACGTGTCGATGCGCGCAGACGGTGTGATCGCCGGTTGCGGCGTTGAAGGCTACGCGCTCGCCACCCGGCGGATGGGCTCCCTCATCGGGGGACAGAAGGCCTAG
- a CDS encoding Crp/Fnr family transcriptional regulator, with product MEDFIPEALYAMLERRDELSAIERKALASLSWRLRTYGDGDEIIGEGSEPTESCLLVEGLAARSRQLANGNRQLTAVHVPGDFVDLHGLLLKVMDHAVMALAPCKVAFAPHTELRRVAAELPHLGRMLFMCVAIDAAVQRNWIACMGRMDPLRHIAYLVCEVYRRLDVVGQVRDGAFEFPVTQSEVADLVGLSIVHTNRTIQELRASGYVTWQGNQVIVHDWDGLSRLAEFDPTYLNLVRRPR from the coding sequence TTGGAAGACTTCATCCCGGAAGCGCTCTACGCCATGCTGGAGCGGCGTGACGAGCTTTCCGCCATCGAGCGCAAGGCGCTCGCATCGCTTTCCTGGCGCCTGCGCACTTACGGCGACGGCGACGAGATCATCGGCGAAGGATCCGAGCCGACGGAAAGCTGTCTTCTGGTCGAGGGTCTCGCGGCACGCAGCAGGCAACTCGCCAACGGCAACAGGCAGCTGACCGCCGTGCACGTTCCCGGCGATTTCGTCGACCTGCACGGCCTGCTCCTCAAGGTCATGGATCACGCCGTCATGGCGCTGGCACCCTGCAAGGTGGCATTCGCCCCTCACACCGAGTTGCGGCGCGTCGCAGCCGAGCTTCCCCATCTCGGGCGCATGCTGTTCATGTGCGTGGCCATCGACGCGGCGGTGCAGCGCAACTGGATCGCCTGCATGGGCAGGATGGACCCGCTCAGGCACATCGCCTATCTCGTCTGCGAGGTCTACCGCCGGCTCGACGTTGTCGGCCAGGTCAGGGACGGAGCGTTCGAGTTTCCCGTCACGCAGTCGGAAGTGGCGGATCTGGTGGGGTTGTCGATCGTCCACACGAACCGGACCATCCAGGAACTCCGGGCCAGCGGTTACGTCACGTGGCAGGGAAACCAGGTGATCGTCCACGACTGGGACGGCCTTTCCCGGCTGGCGGAATTCGATCCCACCTATCTCAATCTCGTGCGCCGCCCCCGCTGA